The proteins below come from a single Sorghum bicolor cultivar BTx623 chromosome 4, Sorghum_bicolor_NCBIv3, whole genome shotgun sequence genomic window:
- the LOC8059704 gene encoding acyl-CoA-binding domain-containing protein 4 isoform X3, protein MGEGINGDAGLAAAPYHQWVLLSPAGGSPRPPARYKHAAQVVQDKLYVVGGSRNGRSLSDVQVFDFRTSTWSALNPTRDSNQLNHENNAAGGSFPALAGHSLVKWKNYLVVVAGNTRSSSSSSSNKVSVWLIDVQANSWSAVDTYGKVPTARGGQSVSLLGSRLLMFGGEDNKRRLLNDLHILDLETMMWEEIKSEKGGPAPRYDHSAAVYTDQYLLIFGGSSHSTCFNDLYLLDLQTLEWSQPDAQGAHITPRSGHAGAMIDENWYIVGGGDNANGSTDTVVMNASKFVWSVVTSVSARDPLACEGLTLCSTTVDGEKVLIAFGGYNGKYSNEIFVLKPKARNLVQPRLLQSPAAAAAAASVTAAYAVITGTDEKTRDIVATDDFDIKRAQPASNSKKFVAEIDVLNGENGKLASRLAEVRDENSKLKDKLDMANLSYGELAKELKSVQDQLAAEGSRCQKLESQIATARKRLESAGSLENELDVLHQQISQVEQTIATTQRRKSGGVWKWVAGSAEVSDDE, encoded by the exons ATGGGAGAGGGGATCAACGGTGACGCCGGCCTCGCCGCGGCGCCGTACCACCAATGGGTGCTGCTGAGCCCCGCCGGGGGCTCGCCGCGCCCGCCCGCGCGCTATAAG CATGCTGCGCAAGTGGTCCAAGACAAGCTGTACGTGGTCGGAGGGAGTCGCAACGGCCGATCTCTATCAGATGTCCAG GTTTTTGATTTTAGGACATCCACGTGGTCAGCGTTAAACCCTACTAGAGACTCAAACCAGCTGAATCATGAAAACAATGCCGCAGGTGGATCATTCCCAGCATTAGCAGGCCACAGTTTG GTCAAGTGGAAAAACTATCTTGTGGTTGTAGCTGGAAACACgaggtcatcatcatcatcatcatcaaataaGGTTTCAG TTTGGCTTATTGATGTGCAAGCCAATAGCTGGTCTGCTGTTGATACTTATGGAAAAGTTCCA ACAGCTCGAGGTGGCCAATCTGTATCCCTACTTGGTTCTCGATTACTAATGTTTGGTGGAGAGGataacaagagaaggctactgAATGATCTTCATATACTTGACTTGGAGACAATGATGTGGGAAGAAATCAAATCGGA GAAAGGTGGTCCGGCTCCTAGGTACGATCATTCAGCTGCTGTTTACACTGACCAGTATCTTCTGATCTTTGGTGGCTCTTCTCACTCTACATGCTTCAATGATCTTTACCTACTTGATTTGCAAACT CTGGAGTGGTCTCAACCTGATGCCCAAGGAGCACATATAACTCCTAGAAGTGGTCATGCTGGTGCTATGATTGATGAAAACTGGTACATTGTTGGTGGTGGAGATAATGCAAATG GTTCCACTGATACAGTTGTAATGAATGCTtccaagtttgtgtggtcagTGGTCACCAGCGTCTCAGCTAGAGATCCTCTAGCTTGTGAG GGTCTCACCCTTTGCTCAACCACAGTTGATGGTGAAAAGGTTCTAATTGCCTTTGGCGGTTACAATGGGAAATACAGCAACGAG ATCTTTGTTTTGAAACCCAAGGCAAGAAATTTAGTTCAACCTCGTCTTCTTCAAtcaccagccgccgccgccgccgccgcttctgTGACAGCTGCCTATGCTGTAATTACTGGTACAGATGAGAAAACCAGAGATATTGTTGCTACAGATGATTTTGACATCAAGAGAGCTCAACCTGCAAGTAATTCCAAAAAGTTCGTTGCTGAAATTGATGTACTTAATGGAGAGAATGGTAAACTAGCATCCAGACTGGCAGAAGTTCGTGATGAAAACTCAAAACTGAAGGATAAACTAGACATGGCAAACTTGTCATATGGTGAATTAGCAAAG GAGCTTAAATCAGTACAAGATCAACTAGCAGCAGAGGGTTCAAGATGCCAGAAGCTTGAG TCGCAAATTGCTACTGCACGGAAGAGACTGGAATCTGCTGGTTCATTGGAGAATGAACTAGACGTACTGCATCAACAAATATCTCAGGTGGAGCAAACCATTGCAACTACTCAGAGACGAAAATCTGGGGGTGTTTGGAAGTGGGTGGCAGGTAGTGCAGAGGTCTCTGACGATGAATA G
- the LOC8059704 gene encoding acyl-CoA-binding domain-containing protein 4 isoform X1 codes for MGEGINGDAGLAAAPYHQWVLLSPAGGSPRPPARYKHAAQVVQDKLYVVGGSRNGRSLSDVQVFDFRTSTWSALNPTRDSNQLNHENNAAGGSFPALAGHSLVKWKNYLVVVAGNTRSSSSSSSNKVSVWLIDVQANSWSAVDTYGKVPTARGGQSVSLLGSRLLMFGGEDNKRRLLNDLHILDLETMMWEEIKSDRKGGPAPRYDHSAAVYTDQYLLIFGGSSHSTCFNDLYLLDLQTLEWSQPDAQGAHITPRSGHAGAMIDENWYIVGGGDNANGSTDTVVMNASKFVWSVVTSVSARDPLACEGLTLCSTTVDGEKVLIAFGGYNGKYSNEIFVLKPKARNLVQPRLLQSPAAAAAAASVTAAYAVITGTDEKTRDIVATDDFDIKRAQPASNSKKFVAEIDVLNGENGKLASRLAEVRDENSKLKDKLDMANLSYGELAKELKSVQDQLAAEGSRCQKLESQIATARKRLESAGSLENELDVLHQQISQVEQTIATTQRRKSGGVWKWVAGSAEVSDDE; via the exons ATGGGAGAGGGGATCAACGGTGACGCCGGCCTCGCCGCGGCGCCGTACCACCAATGGGTGCTGCTGAGCCCCGCCGGGGGCTCGCCGCGCCCGCCCGCGCGCTATAAG CATGCTGCGCAAGTGGTCCAAGACAAGCTGTACGTGGTCGGAGGGAGTCGCAACGGCCGATCTCTATCAGATGTCCAG GTTTTTGATTTTAGGACATCCACGTGGTCAGCGTTAAACCCTACTAGAGACTCAAACCAGCTGAATCATGAAAACAATGCCGCAGGTGGATCATTCCCAGCATTAGCAGGCCACAGTTTG GTCAAGTGGAAAAACTATCTTGTGGTTGTAGCTGGAAACACgaggtcatcatcatcatcatcatcaaataaGGTTTCAG TTTGGCTTATTGATGTGCAAGCCAATAGCTGGTCTGCTGTTGATACTTATGGAAAAGTTCCA ACAGCTCGAGGTGGCCAATCTGTATCCCTACTTGGTTCTCGATTACTAATGTTTGGTGGAGAGGataacaagagaaggctactgAATGATCTTCATATACTTGACTTGGAGACAATGATGTGGGAAGAAATCAAATCGGA TAGGAAAGGTGGTCCGGCTCCTAGGTACGATCATTCAGCTGCTGTTTACACTGACCAGTATCTTCTGATCTTTGGTGGCTCTTCTCACTCTACATGCTTCAATGATCTTTACCTACTTGATTTGCAAACT CTGGAGTGGTCTCAACCTGATGCCCAAGGAGCACATATAACTCCTAGAAGTGGTCATGCTGGTGCTATGATTGATGAAAACTGGTACATTGTTGGTGGTGGAGATAATGCAAATG GTTCCACTGATACAGTTGTAATGAATGCTtccaagtttgtgtggtcagTGGTCACCAGCGTCTCAGCTAGAGATCCTCTAGCTTGTGAG GGTCTCACCCTTTGCTCAACCACAGTTGATGGTGAAAAGGTTCTAATTGCCTTTGGCGGTTACAATGGGAAATACAGCAACGAG ATCTTTGTTTTGAAACCCAAGGCAAGAAATTTAGTTCAACCTCGTCTTCTTCAAtcaccagccgccgccgccgccgccgcttctgTGACAGCTGCCTATGCTGTAATTACTGGTACAGATGAGAAAACCAGAGATATTGTTGCTACAGATGATTTTGACATCAAGAGAGCTCAACCTGCAAGTAATTCCAAAAAGTTCGTTGCTGAAATTGATGTACTTAATGGAGAGAATGGTAAACTAGCATCCAGACTGGCAGAAGTTCGTGATGAAAACTCAAAACTGAAGGATAAACTAGACATGGCAAACTTGTCATATGGTGAATTAGCAAAG GAGCTTAAATCAGTACAAGATCAACTAGCAGCAGAGGGTTCAAGATGCCAGAAGCTTGAG TCGCAAATTGCTACTGCACGGAAGAGACTGGAATCTGCTGGTTCATTGGAGAATGAACTAGACGTACTGCATCAACAAATATCTCAGGTGGAGCAAACCATTGCAACTACTCAGAGACGAAAATCTGGGGGTGTTTGGAAGTGGGTGGCAGGTAGTGCAGAGGTCTCTGACGATGAATA G
- the LOC8059704 gene encoding acyl-CoA-binding domain-containing protein 4 isoform X4, protein MGEGINGDAGLAAAPYHQWVLLSPAGGSPRPPARYKHAAQVVQDKLYVVGGSRNGRSLSDVQVFDFRTSTWSALNPTRDSNQLNHENNAAGGSFPALAGHSLVKWKNYLVVVAGNTRSSSSSSSNKVSVWLIDVQANSWSAVDTYGKVPTARGGQSVSLLGSRLLMFGGEDNKRRLLNDLHILDLETMMWEEIKSEKGGPAPRYDHSAAVYTDQYLLIFGGSSHSTCFNDLYLLDLQTLEWSQPDAQGAHITPRSGHAGAMIDENWYIVGGGDNANGSTDTVVMNASKFVWSVVTSVSARDPLACEGLTLCSTTVDGEKVLIAFGGYNGKYSNEIFVLKPKARNLVQPRLLQSPAAAAAAASVTAAYAVITGTDEKTRDIVATDDFDIKRAQPASNSKKFVAEIDVLNGENGKLASRLAEVRDENSKLKDKLDMANLSYGELAKELKSVQDQLAAEGSRCQKLESQIATARKRLESAGSLENELDVLHQQISQVEQTIATTQRRKSGGVWKWVAGSAEVSDDE, encoded by the exons ATGGGAGAGGGGATCAACGGTGACGCCGGCCTCGCCGCGGCGCCGTACCACCAATGGGTGCTGCTGAGCCCCGCCGGGGGCTCGCCGCGCCCGCCCGCGCGCTATAAG CATGCTGCGCAAGTGGTCCAAGACAAGCTGTACGTGGTCGGAGGGAGTCGCAACGGCCGATCTCTATCAGATGTCCAG GTTTTTGATTTTAGGACATCCACGTGGTCAGCGTTAAACCCTACTAGAGACTCAAACCAGCTGAATCATGAAAACAATGCCGCAGGTGGATCATTCCCAGCATTAGCAGGCCACAGTTTG GTCAAGTGGAAAAACTATCTTGTGGTTGTAGCTGGAAACACgaggtcatcatcatcatcatcatcaaataaGGTTTCAG TTTGGCTTATTGATGTGCAAGCCAATAGCTGGTCTGCTGTTGATACTTATGGAAAAGTTCCA ACAGCTCGAGGTGGCCAATCTGTATCCCTACTTGGTTCTCGATTACTAATGTTTGGTGGAGAGGataacaagagaaggctactgAATGATCTTCATATACTTGACTTGGAGACAATGATGTGGGAAGAAATCAAATCGGA GAAAGGTGGTCCGGCTCCTAGGTACGATCATTCAGCTGCTGTTTACACTGACCAGTATCTTCTGATCTTTGGTGGCTCTTCTCACTCTACATGCTTCAATGATCTTTACCTACTTGATTTGCAAACT CTGGAGTGGTCTCAACCTGATGCCCAAGGAGCACATATAACTCCTAGAAGTGGTCATGCTGGTGCTATGATTGATGAAAACTGGTACATTGTTGGTGGTGGAGATAATGCAAATG GTTCCACTGATACAGTTGTAATGAATGCTtccaagtttgtgtggtcagTGGTCACCAGCGTCTCAGCTAGAGATCCTCTAGCTTGTGAG GGTCTCACCCTTTGCTCAACCACAGTTGATGGTGAAAAGGTTCTAATTGCCTTTGGCGGTTACAATGGGAAATACAGCAACGAG ATCTTTGTTTTGAAACCCAAGGCAAGAAATTTAGTTCAACCTCGTCTTCTTCAAtcaccagccgccgccgccgccgccgcttctgTGACAGCTGCCTATGCTGTAATTACTGGTACAGATGAGAAAACCAGAGATATTGTTGCTACAGATGATTTTGACATCAAGAGAGCTCAACCTGCAAGTAATTCCAAAAAGTTCGTTGCTGAAATTGATGTACTTAATGGAGAGAATGGTAAACTAGCATCCAGACTGGCAGAAGTTCGTGATGAAAACTCAAAACTGAAGGATAAACTAGACATGGCAAACTTGTCATATGGTGAATTAGCAAAG GAGCTTAAATCAGTACAAGATCAACTAGCAGCAGAGGGTTCAAGATGCCAGAAGCTTGAG TCGCAAATTGCTACTGCACGGAAGAGACTGGAATCTGCTGGTTCATTGGAGAATGAACTAGACGTACTGCATCAACAAATATCTCAGGTGGAGCAAACCATTGCAACTACTCAGAGACGAAAATCTGGGGGTGTTTGGAAGTGGGTGGCAGGTAGTGCAGAGGTCTCTGACGATGAATAG
- the LOC8059704 gene encoding acyl-CoA-binding domain-containing protein 4 isoform X2 — MGEGINGDAGLAAAPYHQWVLLSPAGGSPRPPARYKHAAQVVQDKLYVVGGSRNGRSLSDVQVFDFRTSTWSALNPTRDSNQLNHENNAAGGSFPALAGHSLVKWKNYLVVVAGNTRSSSSSSSNKVSVWLIDVQANSWSAVDTYGKVPTARGGQSVSLLGSRLLMFGGEDNKRRLLNDLHILDLETMMWEEIKSDRKGGPAPRYDHSAAVYTDQYLLIFGGSSHSTCFNDLYLLDLQTLEWSQPDAQGAHITPRSGHAGAMIDENWYIVGGGDNANGSTDTVVMNASKFVWSVVTSVSARDPLACEGLTLCSTTVDGEKVLIAFGGYNGKYSNEIFVLKPKARNLVQPRLLQSPAAAAAAASVTAAYAVITGTDEKTRDIVATDDFDIKRAQPASNSKKFVAEIDVLNGENGKLASRLAEVRDENSKLKDKLDMANLSYGELAKELKSVQDQLAAEGSRCQKLESQIATARKRLESAGSLENELDVLHQQISQVEQTIATTQRRKSGGVWKWVAGSAEVSDDE; from the exons ATGGGAGAGGGGATCAACGGTGACGCCGGCCTCGCCGCGGCGCCGTACCACCAATGGGTGCTGCTGAGCCCCGCCGGGGGCTCGCCGCGCCCGCCCGCGCGCTATAAG CATGCTGCGCAAGTGGTCCAAGACAAGCTGTACGTGGTCGGAGGGAGTCGCAACGGCCGATCTCTATCAGATGTCCAG GTTTTTGATTTTAGGACATCCACGTGGTCAGCGTTAAACCCTACTAGAGACTCAAACCAGCTGAATCATGAAAACAATGCCGCAGGTGGATCATTCCCAGCATTAGCAGGCCACAGTTTG GTCAAGTGGAAAAACTATCTTGTGGTTGTAGCTGGAAACACgaggtcatcatcatcatcatcatcaaataaGGTTTCAG TTTGGCTTATTGATGTGCAAGCCAATAGCTGGTCTGCTGTTGATACTTATGGAAAAGTTCCA ACAGCTCGAGGTGGCCAATCTGTATCCCTACTTGGTTCTCGATTACTAATGTTTGGTGGAGAGGataacaagagaaggctactgAATGATCTTCATATACTTGACTTGGAGACAATGATGTGGGAAGAAATCAAATCGGA TAGGAAAGGTGGTCCGGCTCCTAGGTACGATCATTCAGCTGCTGTTTACACTGACCAGTATCTTCTGATCTTTGGTGGCTCTTCTCACTCTACATGCTTCAATGATCTTTACCTACTTGATTTGCAAACT CTGGAGTGGTCTCAACCTGATGCCCAAGGAGCACATATAACTCCTAGAAGTGGTCATGCTGGTGCTATGATTGATGAAAACTGGTACATTGTTGGTGGTGGAGATAATGCAAATG GTTCCACTGATACAGTTGTAATGAATGCTtccaagtttgtgtggtcagTGGTCACCAGCGTCTCAGCTAGAGATCCTCTAGCTTGTGAG GGTCTCACCCTTTGCTCAACCACAGTTGATGGTGAAAAGGTTCTAATTGCCTTTGGCGGTTACAATGGGAAATACAGCAACGAG ATCTTTGTTTTGAAACCCAAGGCAAGAAATTTAGTTCAACCTCGTCTTCTTCAAtcaccagccgccgccgccgccgccgcttctgTGACAGCTGCCTATGCTGTAATTACTGGTACAGATGAGAAAACCAGAGATATTGTTGCTACAGATGATTTTGACATCAAGAGAGCTCAACCTGCAAGTAATTCCAAAAAGTTCGTTGCTGAAATTGATGTACTTAATGGAGAGAATGGTAAACTAGCATCCAGACTGGCAGAAGTTCGTGATGAAAACTCAAAACTGAAGGATAAACTAGACATGGCAAACTTGTCATATGGTGAATTAGCAAAG GAGCTTAAATCAGTACAAGATCAACTAGCAGCAGAGGGTTCAAGATGCCAGAAGCTTGAG TCGCAAATTGCTACTGCACGGAAGAGACTGGAATCTGCTGGTTCATTGGAGAATGAACTAGACGTACTGCATCAACAAATATCTCAGGTGGAGCAAACCATTGCAACTACTCAGAGACGAAAATCTGGGGGTGTTTGGAAGTGGGTGGCAGGTAGTGCAGAGGTCTCTGACGATGAATAG